The Chitinophaga sp. H8 region GCCATTACCCATGTCTTTGGAAGGGTTCCAGTAATCGTTATTGTCTGCACCTGTAACGTTGTCCATTGGGATACCATCTACAACAATCAGCGGCTGATTGGATCCGGTAAGGGAATTGTTACCACGCAGTACAATCTTGGAAGAACCTGCAGGACCGTTACTGGAACGCATCACCTGCAACCCGGCTACTTTACCGGATAAGGCATTGGTTACATTCGTTTCGCGGGCACTGGTCAATGATTCACCGGATACTTCCTGTAATGCATAACCCAGGGATTTCTTTTCTCTTTTAATACCGAGGGCGGTGACTACCACTTCTCCCAGATTCTTGTTATCGGCAGCCAGTGTTACATTAATAGCGGTTTTGCCTGCAACACTAATTTCCTGACTCAGAAAGCCTATGCCGGAAAGTAACAGCGTACCGTCAGGAGCCATACTCAATTTGAAGTTCCCTGTGCCGTCGGTGATAGCACCGTTTTTGGTACCTTTTTCCTGAACGCTGATCCCAGGAACAGGATTTCCTTCGGCATCCTTTACATTTCCTGACACTATTTTTTTATCCTGCGCAAAGGCCATCAGGCATGCAGATAGGAATAGTGACAAAAAGATTACTGATCTTTTCATTATACACTGTTTTAAATTGGTAATTACTGTTTTTGTATTATTTGTTGAGTAGTAGAAAGCATTGGAACCCTGTCATATCGCGGCATATCTCTGTAAATAATTATGTATAGCTAAGCCTGGTTAACCAGGTTCGCATACAGGTTAAGTAAATAAAGTAAAACGATTTAGCAATTGTTATAAAAAAAACACCGTTTCCGGTTGTTTACATCATGGTTCCGTTAATTCAGGTAGAGATATTAAATAACAAGCATTCCCAAATAACAAGTGTTTCCGTTAATAAGTATTTCCTATAACAAGTGATCTTCTAATAACAAGTGAAAATTGACCTAATAAATTTTTGAGGAGCCAAACTTAAGGAATGTTTTTCCATTACACAAAAATTATGTTAATTTTTGCTTAATTTTTATGAAATGGCTTGCCTGGCGTAAAGATGCTATCGTTATAATAAAAAATTATTTTATGTGATCCCCCTTTTTCATGGTATTGTCATACATCATTGTTACTTATTGGCCCTGGAGTTAATACCAAAATTTTCCGTACATTCATTCTTCATCAAAGAAAAGGAGGTATTCATGGAATCTACAGTATGTACATGGACACCAACAGTTAGTTTCGCCTAACAGGGTTGCTCCATTAAAAATAGCTGTTTGACGCAGATGCGTCCTGGCCACCGGTTATCCGGTGGCCTTTTTTTATGCCCTTTTTTCGTTACGTACTACTACTGAGTTGTGAGAATGCGTGAAAACCTACAATCCTGCAACCCCTTCACTACCTAGTTTTGTAAGGAATAATTGTATACCCTGAAACAGCAATTTATCAGCCAGGATCAATAACAAGATCATACACAATGCCAATGTATGCAGCGCTGTGCTACAGCATTTCAATACTTATCTATGAATTGAATTACACAATTAAAAATAACAACATGAAGAAAATGTTATCCGCTGTATTGGCGATGATATGTTTTTTACTACCATTGATGATACAAGCCCAGCAAAAAACAGTTACCGGAAAGGTGACAGATCGTAATGGCACTCCCTTGCCTGGTGCAAGTATTGCCATCCTGAATGGCCGGCAGGGGGTGGTGACAAATGCCGCCGGGAAATTTGAAATAGCTGTTCCCCCGGATGCCAGGCTTACCGTTTACTACACGGGCTATAAAACAAATACTATAAAGGTAACCGCCGGCACCGATCCGCTGAACATTATACTGGAAGAGGATGTGGCGCGTTTGGATGAAGTGATTGTAACGGGGCTTGCTACTACGGTAAAACGCAGGAATTCAGCCAATGCTGTCGCTACTGTTTCTGCCAGTGAGCTGGCAGGGATTTCTCCCGCCCAGACTTTTGATGCTGCACTGAACGGCAAAATAACGGGTGCCAATATCGTGGCCAACTCCGGTGCACCTGGTGGGGGTATTTCTGTTAAACTAAGAGGAGTAACAACCATTTATGGTAATACAGAACCCTTGTATGTAGTAGATGGGGTGATTGTAAATAATAAAACTATTTCCGGTGGGATGAATGCGGTTACTGCAGCAGAGAGTGGCGGAACAAATACTTCTACACAGGATAACGGGTCCAACAGAATCGCAGATATTAATCCCGCAGATATAGAGAATATTGAAATCCTGAAAGGCGCTTCAGCAGCAGCCATCTATGGATCGCAGGCAGCAGCCGGCGTGGTGGTAATTACTACTAAAAGAGGAAAGGCAGGCAAAACAAAGATCACGGTTACACAAGATATAGGGATACAAACTGCCAGGAAATTAATGGGAGTACGGCAGCTGAATGAAACTATTGTGGAAGAAACATGGGGGCCTTCCGGCCTCACCCGTTATAAAGCGGCTGTTGCTGCAGGGAAAATATATGATTATGAAAAAGAGATGTACGGAGAAAAAGGGTTTTTGCGTAATACTACTGTTTCCATGAGTGGCGGCAGTGACCGGACAACTTTCATGTTCAGCGCAGGTATGCGTAAGGAAGACGGTATTATTTTACGTACCGGTTATGCTAATAACAACCTGCGACTGAATGTAGATCATCGTATTTCAGACAGGATAAAAATTGGAGTAAGTACTGCTTTTATTAATTCTTCTGCAGACAGAGGATTGACAAATAATGATAATACTGGGGTGTCTTTTGGATCTGCATTATCCGGAACGCCCAGCTTCATAGAATTACACCAGGATGCAAGTGGAAATTATCCCCGGAACCCGATGGCCAGCTCTAATCCGATAGAAACACGCGATAAGATGACAAACAATGAACTGACCAATCGGGTGATCAGTGGAGTAAACCTGGAAGCTACTTTACAGCAGTCGGAAATAGCTACCACAAAATTTATAGCCAGAGGAGGTGTAGATTTTTACAACTTCAAAACAAAGGTATTATTCCCAGCTTCCCTACAGTTTGAACGTGTGAAAAGAGGGCATAACATACAGGGAAATGCCAATAATACCTTTACTAACTGGGCCGGTTTCCTGGTAAATACTTTTACCCCTAATACTAATTTATCCTTCACCACCAGTGCAGGACTCACCCATGAATATGCCAGCTTTGACCAGATACTTACGCTGGCCACACAGTTGGTAGGTACACAAACCAGCAGCGATCAGGCCGCCGCACTGGACATTACACAAACACGCAACAGCTCCCGTAATGATGGCATTTTTGTGCAGGAAGAAATCGCTTTTAAAGAGTTCCTGAATTTTACCGCAGGGGTTCGTTTTGATAAATCTACCAACAATGGAAAGTACCGGCAGTTTATTGCCTATCCTAAAGCAAATATTGCCTGGAATATCTCTAAAATGGGGCAATGGGAAAATGAAACCGTCAGCGATCTGAAACTGCGGGTGGCTTATGGTGAAGGGAACAGCCTGCCTACTTTTAGCAGCCGTTTTACCACATTACCTATTGATAACATAGGTGGAAAAAGTGGTTCCCTGATTAATATCGTGCTGGGCAATCCTGATATTATGCCGGAACGTCAGACCGAGCTGGAAGGAGGCGTGGACGTTAGTTTCCTGGGAGGTAAGATAGGGCTGGAAGCTACTTATTACAACAAGGTGATCAAGGACCTTTTGTTGCTGAGTGATTACCAGGGCGCTACGGGTTTTGGTACAAAATGGGTTAACGGAGGCCAGCTGCGCAATACCGGTTTAGAACTGGGATTAAGAACTGTACCAGTAAATAATGCGCAGGTGAGGTGGTCCTCTAACATCAATTTCTGGAAAAACCGTTCAGAAGTATCCGCACTTACTGTTCCTGCATTTGATCCGGGAGGCTCGTTCGGTGCTACCTACGGTACTTTCTTTGTGCAAAATAATGCTACTGCTACCCAGATAGTGGCAGTGGTAGATGACGCAGGTACTACTGCTAAAGTAGGAGATACGGAACCCGATTTTCAGATGAACTTCTTTAATGACCTCACGTTATTTAAAAACCTCAGCCTTCGTTTTCTGATACATTGGAAAAAAGGAGGAGATAATGTTAACCTCTCGCAGTTGTTGTTTGATGGAGGAGGTACCAGCCCGGATTATGATGAGGCAGCAGGAGATGGCAAGCTGGGAGAAGGGCGTTTATTGGGGTTCCATAGTTATGTGCAGGATGCAAGTTATGTACGCATACGCGAAATAGGGCTTTACTACCGTATCCCGGTAAAAATGAAGTTTATGGAAAGCATTACGGTAGGAGCTTCTGCGAATAATTATTTCACATGGACCAAATACAAAGGATATGATCCCGAGGTATCCAATTTCGGCGCAGGTTTTTCAACAGGGGTAGATGTGGCACCGTTTCCATCGTCTAAACGTGTACAATTCCACCTGGCATTGAATTTCTAATCTGACTGTTAAAAAATGAAACGCATGAAACCGAACATAAATATGATGCTTTTGCTGGTGCTCACCGCCTGTCTGCTTGGTGCTTGTAAGAATGAGCCCATACTTAATCCCAATGCTCCTACTATGGATGAGATCATTAAAAATCCAACCGTAAATGAGCTGAACAACCTGGTAGTTGGTACAGAATCCGGTATGCGTAAAGGGCTGGATTTTTATACGGAGATCACCGGCATTTTTGGCCGGGAGATTTATCGTTTTGCGGCTTCCGAGCCACGCTATACTCAGGAGATGATGGGTGCCGGCAACTCTCAGCTGGACAATACTTCCTTTTATGCCAATAATAGCTGGCTGTACAGATATAATGTGGTAAGGAATGCCTATCTGCTCATAGAAGGTACGCAAAACTCTACCTACATTACCAATGAAAAGCAGAAGAAGGGATATTATGGTTTCGCCAAAACCATCATTGCTTATCAGTTGTTGCTGAATCTGAACCTAACGTATGCCAATGGTATCAGAACAGATGTGAAGGACTTCCGCAAATTAGGTCCTATTGTGAAAGAAGAACAGGCACTTACAGATATAGCTGCCATGCTGAAAGCGGCCAGGGAGGATCTGGCAGATGGGGAATTCCTGTTTGAGTTATCCGACGGGTTTACCGGCTTCAAAGATATCGCCGGATTTACGAAGTTTAATTATGCATTGGCGGCACGTGTAGCCATATACCGCAAGCAGTGGGCAGAAGCACTGACTGACCTGCAGGGATCATTCCTGGACCTGGCAGGCGATTTGAATACTGGTGCCTATCATATCTTTTCCACTGCGGCGCACGATATCACCAACCCTGCATTTTATGAGCGTAATGAATCCGGAGATATCAGACTGGCACATCCATCCTATGCGGCGCAAATAGCGCCGGGGGATGACCGTATTGACAAAACTGCCCTGAGAGATGATCCGGCTACAAAAGATGGGCTTACCAGTGACCGGGATTTCTGGATCTATCGCTCAGAAACTGCTCCTGCCGCAATTATCCGCAATGAAGAACTGATTCTAATTTATGCGGAAGCGAAAATACAGTTGAACCAGTTGCCTGATGGCAAAACGGCTATAGACAGGATCCGGAAAGCTCATAACCTGGCACCATACGGAGGGGCGTTGGATCAGGCCCCATTAATCACGGAAATGTTGACGCAACGACGGTTCTCCCTTTATGGGGAAGGACATCGCTGGGTAGATATGAGAAGATATAACCGGCTGGCTACACTGCCCATTGACAGGCCCAATGATGATGTATGGCCTCAGCTGCCTTTACCATTGGCAGAAGTAGGGAACTAGGGGGAAGTAGGAATAAGACTCAAAAGAGGTCGGGTAAAAGCAGGTTGCTGCTTACCCGGCCTCTCGGGCTTTTATTGTGGGCCGTTAGTATTTTATATACTTTGTTATTTATATTTGCAGGATATTTTTAATCCCTTATGCCAATATGAAAGCAATACTCTTATTTGTTAGCCTTATCTGTGCCATACCCGGCCTGTTAAGTGCAGCTGGCCCCGGCCCTGAAGTAAAACTGAGCAAATCTTTTGCAGAACCAGTAGATGGAAATACCAGACTGCTGATGATGAAAAACGGCAATACGCTGTTCTTCCACTTTATGCCTAAAGGAGGCATCAAGGTAGCTGTTTATGACAGCACCGGAAAACAGAAGAGAACTAAAATACTCACCGGTAAAGAATGGGATGCGGATGATCTGGCAAAAGGTACACTGGGTGGCCTGTATGAAATTAACGGCAATGCAGTGATATTCCTGGTACAGATGGTAAAGAAACGGCTTTCACTTATACGGATAGTGATAGATCCTCAAACAGCTGCGGTAAAGCAGGAAGATAATCTGGCCGCGTCCTTTAAGTATAACATCTTTAAAGGATATGCTATGTTCTTCGGAGGGGTGGCTATGCCGGAAATCAGGGTGGAAAAAGATCCCGAATCGGATTATTATGCGATCTGTGTTTTAAATAGTTTTTCCTCTGATCGTAGTAAACGTCTGGAAATAGTGCACTATGATGGTACCCACCAGGAAATTAACC contains the following coding sequences:
- a CDS encoding RagB/SusD family nutrient uptake outer membrane protein, producing MKPNINMMLLLVLTACLLGACKNEPILNPNAPTMDEIIKNPTVNELNNLVVGTESGMRKGLDFYTEITGIFGREIYRFAASEPRYTQEMMGAGNSQLDNTSFYANNSWLYRYNVVRNAYLLIEGTQNSTYITNEKQKKGYYGFAKTIIAYQLLLNLNLTYANGIRTDVKDFRKLGPIVKEEQALTDIAAMLKAAREDLADGEFLFELSDGFTGFKDIAGFTKFNYALAARVAIYRKQWAEALTDLQGSFLDLAGDLNTGAYHIFSTAAHDITNPAFYERNESGDIRLAHPSYAAQIAPGDDRIDKTALRDDPATKDGLTSDRDFWIYRSETAPAAIIRNEELILIYAEAKIQLNQLPDGKTAIDRIRKAHNLAPYGGALDQAPLITEMLTQRRFSLYGEGHRWVDMRRYNRLATLPIDRPNDDVWPQLPLPLAEVGN
- a CDS encoding SusC/RagA family TonB-linked outer membrane protein, producing the protein MKKMLSAVLAMICFLLPLMIQAQQKTVTGKVTDRNGTPLPGASIAILNGRQGVVTNAAGKFEIAVPPDARLTVYYTGYKTNTIKVTAGTDPLNIILEEDVARLDEVIVTGLATTVKRRNSANAVATVSASELAGISPAQTFDAALNGKITGANIVANSGAPGGGISVKLRGVTTIYGNTEPLYVVDGVIVNNKTISGGMNAVTAAESGGTNTSTQDNGSNRIADINPADIENIEILKGASAAAIYGSQAAAGVVVITTKRGKAGKTKITVTQDIGIQTARKLMGVRQLNETIVEETWGPSGLTRYKAAVAAGKIYDYEKEMYGEKGFLRNTTVSMSGGSDRTTFMFSAGMRKEDGIILRTGYANNNLRLNVDHRISDRIKIGVSTAFINSSADRGLTNNDNTGVSFGSALSGTPSFIELHQDASGNYPRNPMASSNPIETRDKMTNNELTNRVISGVNLEATLQQSEIATTKFIARGGVDFYNFKTKVLFPASLQFERVKRGHNIQGNANNTFTNWAGFLVNTFTPNTNLSFTTSAGLTHEYASFDQILTLATQLVGTQTSSDQAAALDITQTRNSSRNDGIFVQEEIAFKEFLNFTAGVRFDKSTNNGKYRQFIAYPKANIAWNISKMGQWENETVSDLKLRVAYGEGNSLPTFSSRFTTLPIDNIGGKSGSLINIVLGNPDIMPERQTELEGGVDVSFLGGKIGLEATYYNKVIKDLLLLSDYQGATGFGTKWVNGGQLRNTGLELGLRTVPVNNAQVRWSSNINFWKNRSEVSALTVPAFDPGGSFGATYGTFFVQNNATATQIVAVVDDAGTTAKVGDTEPDFQMNFFNDLTLFKNLSLRFLIHWKKGGDNVNLSQLLFDGGGTSPDYDEAAGDGKLGEGRLLGFHSYVQDASYVRIREIGLYYRIPVKMKFMESITVGASANNYFTWTKYKGYDPEVSNFGAGFSTGVDVAPFPSSKRVQFHLALNF